In Paenibacillus sp. G2S3, a single window of DNA contains:
- a CDS encoding HDIG domain-containing metalloprotein, translating into MASKQPSKLSGFVYTNNGWKYSAATRYALFLLLGLVFYFSLSPDLLPKRYDIKENTLSAKEITAPKQILDKKATLKAAEEAAEGVSPKYKIIPMRADNLVTSLLDRIDRLNQDDLISQSDKTEIYRDEIPQRANDFILNFIASNRGGGTYSDHLLEEMQSVIKEQTYVIPDETYIKIPRLTSQDIIEMKPVARDIVTRLMNDQITDAQTARAKVAEQVSISSLSQRTAREVVQELVRLVITSNKFYDEDATKEAKVQARENTPDVFIEQGEVLVAKGQKITPELYALLDENGLLSNEVNYWPQVGLLLLATMLSAGLMVFIRYSGGTAGFKYNNSQLLMLVLVFVITIISMRLTAILQTDVHSYLGYLAPVAIGAMLITMLLDMTLAYFCSILISILASIILNVQQNSVFDFTFGFFSIVVCYVAIFATHRAGQRSTLLKGGIMVSLFGCVTVFMLTLLAGGEWKDVSTLYAVGFAFASGLLTAVLVIGLMPFFEATFGILSALKLVELSNPNHPLLRKLLTETPGTYHHSVMVGNLSEAAAEAIGADGLLCRVGSYYHDIGKTKRPFYFIENQNNMENPHDSIEPKLSKSIIVAHARDGVEMQREYKLPKPIRDIAEQHHGTTFLHYFYHKALKLAEEKGVEPDFTEEDFRYPGPKAQSKEAAVVGIADSVEAAVRSLRKPTVLQVETMIEKIIKSRLDDHQFDECDLTIKELDIIARTLKETVMGIFHSRIEYPEDVRKPKKEEGAANP; encoded by the coding sequence ATGGCTTCAAAGCAACCATCTAAATTAAGCGGATTTGTATATACGAACAACGGATGGAAGTATAGCGCGGCGACACGCTATGCTCTTTTCCTGTTACTCGGGCTTGTGTTCTACTTTAGTCTATCGCCTGATCTGCTACCTAAGCGGTATGATATTAAAGAAAATACGCTCAGCGCGAAGGAGATTACAGCGCCTAAGCAAATTTTGGACAAGAAGGCAACACTAAAGGCGGCAGAAGAAGCTGCCGAAGGTGTATCTCCTAAGTATAAAATTATCCCGATGAGGGCCGATAATCTTGTAACATCGCTGCTGGACCGGATTGATCGCCTGAATCAGGATGATTTGATTTCGCAAAGCGATAAGACTGAGATTTATCGTGATGAGATTCCGCAGAGAGCCAATGATTTTATTTTGAATTTCATAGCCTCAAATCGGGGTGGAGGCACTTATTCCGATCATCTTTTGGAGGAAATGCAATCTGTCATAAAAGAGCAAACCTATGTCATTCCAGATGAAACTTACATTAAGATTCCGCGACTGACCTCTCAAGACATTATCGAAATGAAGCCTGTTGCTCGTGATATTGTGACTAGGCTGATGAACGATCAGATCACAGATGCCCAGACTGCGCGCGCCAAAGTGGCGGAGCAGGTCAGTATCAGTTCTCTGAGTCAGCGTACGGCTCGTGAGGTTGTGCAAGAGTTAGTCCGACTCGTTATTACAAGCAATAAGTTCTATGACGAAGATGCAACGAAGGAAGCGAAGGTACAGGCTCGTGAGAACACACCGGATGTGTTCATTGAGCAAGGTGAAGTCCTTGTCGCTAAAGGGCAAAAAATTACCCCTGAGCTGTACGCTCTTTTGGATGAGAATGGCCTGTTAAGTAATGAGGTCAACTATTGGCCTCAGGTTGGATTGCTGTTACTTGCTACCATGCTATCTGCGGGTCTGATGGTGTTTATCCGTTACTCGGGCGGAACCGCCGGATTTAAGTACAATAATTCCCAGTTATTAATGCTGGTGCTTGTTTTTGTTATTACGATTATCTCCATGCGGTTGACCGCAATTTTGCAGACGGATGTCCATTCCTATCTCGGGTATCTGGCACCGGTAGCTATCGGCGCTATGCTGATCACGATGCTTCTGGATATGACATTAGCGTATTTCTGTTCAATTCTGATTAGTATACTCGCCAGTATCATTTTGAATGTTCAACAGAATTCAGTATTTGATTTTACCTTTGGGTTCTTTTCAATTGTTGTTTGTTATGTGGCGATTTTTGCCACTCATCGTGCGGGCCAGCGCTCCACATTGTTAAAAGGTGGAATTATGGTTTCCCTTTTTGGCTGTGTGACCGTCTTTATGCTGACTCTGTTAGCTGGTGGGGAATGGAAAGATGTTAGCACGCTTTATGCCGTTGGTTTTGCTTTTGCAAGTGGACTTTTGACTGCAGTGCTTGTGATTGGTCTGATGCCTTTCTTCGAAGCAACCTTTGGTATTCTATCTGCCCTGAAGCTGGTAGAGTTGTCTAATCCAAACCATCCATTATTGCGCAAGCTTCTTACGGAAACACCAGGAACCTATCATCATAGTGTAATGGTAGGTAACCTGTCAGAGGCTGCCGCAGAAGCGATTGGAGCAGACGGTCTATTATGCCGGGTAGGATCGTATTATCATGATATTGGTAAAACAAAACGTCCGTTTTATTTTATTGAGAACCAGAATAATATGGAAAACCCGCATGACTCTATTGAACCGAAGCTTAGTAAATCTATCATTGTGGCCCATGCCCGCGATGGGGTGGAAATGCAACGTGAATATAAGCTGCCCAAACCGATTCGTGATATTGCTGAGCAGCATCATGGAACTACGTTCCTGCATTATTTTTACCATAAGGCCCTGAAGCTTGCGGAAGAAAAAGGTGTCGAGCCTGATTTTACCGAGGAAGATTTCCGTTATCCTGGCCCGAAAGCCCAGTCGAAGGAAGCGGCTGTTGTAGGAATCGCCGACAGTGTTGAAGCTGCGGTGAGATCATTGCGCAAACCGACTGTACTGCAGGTGGAGACAATGATTGAGAAGATTATTAAAAGTCGACTGGATGATCATCAGTTTGACGAATGTGATTTAACGATTAAAGAATTGGATATTATTGCACGGACGCTGAAAGAAACGGTCATGGGAATTTTCCATTCTCGGATCGAATACCCAGAAGATGTGCGTAAGCCGAAAAAAGAGGAAGGGGCAGCTAACCCATGA
- a CDS encoding PhoH family protein has translation MSEQTASIRITLQNAGEAQSLFGPQDGFLKIIESEIPAIIDSREAELTIRGAEREVDMLGQLFNVLLSLIRSGYILTERDVQYAVELAKDFRVDQLLDLFKGEITTTFRGKPIRVKTIGQKHYVTTIKKRDIVFGIGPAGTGKTYLAVVLAVTALKEGSVKRIILTRPAVEAGESLGFLPGDLQEKVDPYLRPLYDALYDVMGPDQVAKALERGLIEIAPLAYMRGRTLDDSFIILDEAQNTTPEQMKMFLTRLGFGSKMVITGDVTQIDLPRGKKSGLIEAKAILSGIEELGFVYFAEQDVVRHSLVQKIIVAYDRSAENLQ, from the coding sequence TTGTCAGAACAGACTGCAAGCATTCGTATTACTTTGCAAAATGCGGGAGAAGCGCAATCGTTGTTCGGCCCGCAAGATGGATTCCTAAAAATCATCGAGAGTGAAATTCCTGCTATTATTGATTCCCGTGAAGCAGAGTTAACGATACGTGGTGCGGAGCGGGAAGTAGACATGCTGGGACAATTGTTTAATGTGCTGCTGTCCCTCATTCGGAGCGGTTACATACTTACTGAACGTGATGTGCAGTACGCTGTGGAGCTGGCGAAAGACTTTCGAGTCGATCAATTGCTCGATTTGTTCAAGGGAGAAATTACAACAACTTTTCGTGGAAAGCCTATCCGTGTTAAAACGATTGGCCAGAAGCATTATGTGACAACCATCAAGAAGCGTGATATTGTATTCGGAATCGGTCCTGCAGGAACGGGTAAGACCTACTTGGCGGTAGTGCTTGCAGTTACGGCACTAAAAGAAGGTTCTGTTAAGCGTATCATTCTTACGCGCCCAGCAGTAGAAGCAGGAGAGAGTCTAGGGTTCCTCCCAGGGGATTTGCAAGAAAAAGTAGATCCATACCTCCGTCCGTTATATGATGCCTTATACGACGTTATGGGGCCCGATCAGGTGGCTAAGGCACTTGAACGGGGATTGATTGAAATTGCTCCGCTCGCTTATATGCGTGGTCGTACGCTGGATGATTCATTTATTATTTTGGATGAAGCCCAGAATACAACACCTGAGCAAATGAAAATGTTTTTGACTCGACTCGGCTTCGGGTCCAAAATGGTGATTACGGGTGACGTTACCCAGATTGACCTGCCACGCGGCAAGAAATCCGGTTTGATTGAGGCTAAAGCGATTTTATCTGGCATAGAAGAACTTGGCTTTGTCTACTTCGCGGAACAGGATGTTGTACGGCATTCCCTGGTGCAGAAAATAATCGTTGCCTATGACCGCTCTGCCGAAAACCTCCAATAA
- a CDS encoding SbcC/MukB-like Walker B domain-containing protein encodes MAKGQKRQQELQQSLQPLGVRSQERQSLQEAMQRLQGLHSAESQWDKAEKERRERAAALAAAQARLAEAEGRRELQEAARGQLIREAALHQEKLLATEEAARAAAERLEQHVSALEAALKDQELHRLSLALAKELEEGQPCPVCGSEHHPTPALLQDSLEQQELEMKLQQVRALSRRALEARHLFRGLREQDQIWLEQVFGNEVIEAANHPAAAGSEVSTTEVSSTDVSVPDEKALAELEAALLALKGQSGELRRTAVQWQQSMQEVQQLCLKEAAGVAGERSWVEGITAKAEELSAQLTALRQNWTQQFPDLAPGEVEQAYRELVAKDAQAEEIRSRLDISVKFLEEKSASVQNLQETITGLDKELAQWITQIEGKEELQREKDQRLLEWTNGRAAAPLLVECEGRLHELLTALETSKQSHLAAAEKAQHEIKEAAITRQAAESAREHYVAATSHWEQSLASSPFSSAAEVEAAALNPEDREIASSRVRAHRAEEAEVSLQLRNIEEKLDGASLSEEEWQVSQGTLRESKAEDEGSLQARARAERDLEDLRHRHIRWMELEAQRTDHASLQDQLSKLQTVLRGNAFVEYIAEEQLMQVCQSASQRLRFLSKQRYALEVDSGGGFVIRDDGNGGVRRPVSTLSGGETFLTSLSLALALSAQIQLRGQYPLQFFFLDEGFGTLDPELLDTVITSLERLHNDQLSVGIISHVPELRARLPRKLVVVPAEQGGGGSRILLEKM; translated from the coding sequence TTGGCCAAGGGCCAAAAGCGCCAGCAAGAGCTGCAGCAAAGCTTGCAGCCGCTCGGTGTCCGCTCCCAGGAGCGGCAGTCTCTGCAAGAAGCGATGCAGAGACTGCAGGGGCTGCACTCCGCCGAATCCCAGTGGGATAAGGCGGAGAAGGAGCGCCGCGAGCGTGCCGCTGCCCTCGCGGCTGCGCAGGCACGACTCGCGGAGGCCGAGGGCCGTCGCGAGCTGCAGGAAGCTGCTCGCGGGCAACTGATCCGCGAGGCGGCACTGCATCAAGAGAAGCTGCTGGCGACAGAAGAGGCAGCACGCGCAGCAGCGGAGCGTCTGGAGCAGCATGTCAGTGCTTTGGAAGCGGCTCTGAAGGATCAAGAGCTTCACAGACTGTCGCTTGCACTGGCTAAGGAGCTGGAAGAAGGCCAACCTTGCCCTGTATGCGGCAGCGAGCATCATCCTACGCCTGCATTATTGCAGGATAGCTTAGAGCAACAGGAACTGGAAATGAAGCTTCAGCAAGTTCGGGCATTGTCCAGACGGGCTTTAGAAGCTCGTCATCTGTTCCGCGGTCTTCGTGAACAGGATCAAATATGGCTGGAGCAGGTATTTGGAAATGAAGTCATCGAAGCGGCAAATCACCCTGCAGCTGCTGGTTCAGAAGTCAGCACTACTGAGGTTTCCTCAACCGATGTGTCCGTTCCAGATGAAAAAGCCTTGGCAGAACTTGAAGCTGCACTTTTGGCATTAAAAGGGCAGTCAGGCGAACTACGCCGAACTGCGGTACAGTGGCAGCAATCGATGCAGGAGGTTCAGCAGCTGTGTCTCAAAGAAGCGGCAGGTGTCGCTGGTGAAAGGAGCTGGGTAGAAGGAATTACTGCCAAAGCTGAGGAGTTAAGCGCCCAGCTAACGGCTCTGCGGCAGAACTGGACACAGCAGTTCCCCGATCTGGCACCTGGAGAAGTAGAACAAGCATACCGTGAGCTGGTAGCGAAGGATGCACAAGCTGAAGAAATTAGATCTCGTCTTGATATCAGCGTTAAGTTTCTGGAGGAGAAGAGTGCTTCAGTTCAGAACCTTCAGGAGACCATAACGGGGCTGGATAAAGAGCTGGCTCAATGGATCACACAGATCGAAGGCAAGGAAGAATTGCAGCGTGAAAAAGATCAGCGTCTACTGGAGTGGACGAATGGTCGTGCTGCTGCTCCTCTTCTAGTGGAATGTGAAGGGCGTCTTCACGAGTTGTTAACTGCTCTGGAGACTAGCAAGCAGTCACATCTCGCGGCGGCGGAGAAGGCTCAGCATGAGATTAAGGAAGCGGCGATTACTCGCCAGGCTGCGGAATCTGCGCGTGAACATTACGTTGCAGCTACCAGTCATTGGGAACAAAGCTTGGCTTCTTCACCGTTTAGTTCAGCCGCTGAGGTTGAAGCAGCAGCGCTTAATCCCGAAGATCGGGAGATAGCTTCTTCCCGCGTACGTGCTCATCGTGCCGAAGAAGCTGAGGTCTCATTGCAGCTGCGTAACATTGAAGAGAAGCTTGACGGGGCTAGCTTAAGTGAAGAGGAATGGCAAGTAAGCCAGGGGACCTTAAGAGAAAGCAAGGCTGAAGATGAAGGCTCTCTCCAAGCACGAGCACGTGCAGAGCGTGATCTGGAGGATTTGCGGCATCGGCATATTCGCTGGATGGAGCTCGAAGCCCAGCGGACTGACCACGCCTCTTTGCAAGATCAGCTTTCCAAACTGCAGACGGTCTTACGTGGGAATGCCTTTGTTGAGTACATTGCGGAGGAACAATTGATGCAGGTGTGTCAGTCCGCATCTCAGCGACTCCGTTTCCTGAGCAAGCAGCGTTATGCGTTGGAGGTTGATTCGGGCGGCGGCTTTGTAATCCGAGATGATGGGAACGGTGGGGTGAGAAGACCTGTCTCAACGCTGTCTGGTGGAGAGACCTTCCTCACATCGCTTTCACTGGCGCTTGCTCTTTCAGCCCAAATCCAGCTTCGGGGACAATACCCGTTGCAGTTTTTCTTCCTGGATGAAGGGTTTGGGACGCTTGACCCAGAGCTGCTGGATACAGTGATTACTTCACTTGAAAGGCTGCACAACGACCAGCTGTCTGTCGGCATTATAAGCCACGTTCCAGAGCTTCGTGCGAGGTTGCCGCGCAAGCTGGTAGTAGTTCCTGCTGAACAGGGTGGAGGAGGATCTCGTATCCTTTTGGAAAAAATGTGA
- the yqfC gene encoding sporulation protein YqfC, translated as MTRIGRRLRGWTNGVLDLPQDLLQEMPRITLIGNKELYIENHRGVLHFSSGQLKLALAKGSLEITGEDLVIRNILGQELAVEGIIGEIKYKESEGKS; from the coding sequence ATGACCCGTATTGGCCGCAGGCTGCGGGGATGGACAAACGGGGTGTTGGATTTACCACAGGACTTACTACAGGAAATGCCCCGGATCACCCTGATCGGCAATAAGGAACTGTATATCGAGAATCATCGCGGCGTGCTGCATTTTTCCTCAGGCCAGCTTAAGCTCGCGTTAGCTAAAGGATCGCTTGAAATCACAGGCGAGGATCTTGTCATTCGCAATATTCTTGGCCAGGAGCTGGCGGTAGAAGGCATTATCGGAGAGATCAAATATAAAGAAAGCGAGGGGAAATCATGA
- a CDS encoding GatB/YqeY domain-containing protein encodes MNLSERLNEDMKQAMKSKDKFTLSTIRMVRSTIKYLEIDLKRTLDDNEVLDILSREIKQRKDALQEFESAGRDELAASTKAEIEIIIKYLPEQLSEEEIKAIVQQTIQETGASSKSEMGKVMSALMPKVKGRADGKLVNQAVQQFLQ; translated from the coding sequence ATGAATCTTAGCGAGAGATTGAACGAAGATATGAAGCAAGCGATGAAGAGTAAGGACAAGTTCACGCTCTCCACGATTCGAATGGTTCGTTCTACAATAAAGTATCTTGAAATAGATTTGAAGAGAACATTGGACGACAACGAAGTGCTTGATATCCTTAGTCGTGAAATCAAACAGCGCAAAGATGCCCTCCAAGAATTTGAATCAGCGGGTCGCGATGAGCTTGCCGCGAGTACGAAGGCAGAAATCGAGATTATTATTAAGTATCTTCCCGAGCAACTTTCCGAAGAAGAAATTAAAGCAATTGTACAGCAGACCATCCAGGAAACCGGTGCTTCTTCGAAAAGTGAAATGGGTAAGGTCATGAGCGCACTGATGCCTAAGGTCAAAGGTCGCGCCGATGGTAAACTCGTGAACCAAGCGGTTCAGCAATTTCTGCAATAA
- a CDS encoding NfeD family protein translates to MKRLRKIMLASIPVVLLLLLLTPFIPNVSADVTAPKAPKAANGEMKKGPVFIIPVDQKIERGLQSFLERGFAEASNYGAVLIVLEVDTPGGLVSSAEQIGTMVRDSDIPTAAFIKGDAASAGSYIALNAGAIIMKPGSMIGSASLVDSSGQKVDDAKMVSYWKSKMIGAAALNERDPDIAAGMVDSNLIVDKPDLGVSKAQGEIIALSSDEALKAGYADQITTTPEEAITWLGYTTDDIFRVEHTGAEKMSQFLTNPIIMTILLFIGITGIVIELIVPGFGAPGIIGTLAFVLYFFGNSVAGFAGSETWLLFIIGLVMLVLELFVPSFGILGLLGSVSLVAGVVRAAYSFTHALFSLGIAFAAAIVVIVIVAVAFKERGIWNRFILKDTLSKDQGFVPVEEKLSLVGAIGISITPLRPSGTAMIGGERVDVVTEGSFINVNAPVSVVKVEGGRIVVKEIKE, encoded by the coding sequence TTGAAAAGATTACGGAAAATTATGTTAGCCAGCATTCCCGTTGTTTTACTGTTACTGCTCTTAACACCGTTTATCCCGAATGTAAGCGCTGATGTAACAGCACCAAAAGCACCGAAAGCTGCGAATGGCGAGATGAAGAAAGGCCCTGTGTTTATTATTCCGGTTGATCAGAAAATTGAAAGAGGTCTGCAAAGCTTTTTGGAAAGAGGCTTTGCAGAAGCTTCTAATTATGGAGCGGTTCTAATTGTACTGGAGGTGGATACACCGGGTGGACTGGTGAGTTCAGCAGAGCAGATTGGGACGATGGTAAGAGATAGTGACATACCAACGGCTGCTTTTATTAAAGGTGATGCCGCTTCCGCAGGCAGTTACATAGCACTTAACGCAGGTGCAATCATCATGAAGCCGGGCAGCATGATCGGTTCTGCATCTCTAGTAGATAGTAGCGGCCAGAAAGTAGATGACGCGAAGATGGTGTCCTACTGGAAATCAAAAATGATTGGAGCCGCTGCTCTAAATGAGCGTGATCCTGATATTGCTGCGGGAATGGTTGATAGTAATTTGATTGTGGATAAGCCGGATCTAGGCGTATCTAAAGCGCAGGGCGAAATTATTGCTTTGTCTAGTGACGAAGCTTTAAAAGCTGGCTATGCTGATCAAATCACCACTACGCCTGAAGAGGCAATTACTTGGCTAGGGTATACTACAGATGACATTTTTCGTGTGGAGCATACGGGTGCCGAGAAAATGTCGCAATTTCTGACGAATCCGATTATTATGACGATTCTGTTGTTCATCGGGATTACAGGCATTGTGATTGAGTTAATCGTTCCGGGCTTTGGTGCACCTGGGATTATTGGGACATTAGCCTTTGTTTTATATTTTTTCGGAAACTCTGTAGCAGGGTTTGCTGGATCTGAGACTTGGCTTTTGTTCATAATCGGACTTGTCATGCTTGTGCTGGAGCTGTTCGTGCCGAGCTTTGGGATATTGGGGTTACTCGGTTCCGTGAGCCTTGTGGCGGGTGTCGTACGCGCAGCATACAGCTTTACACATGCATTGTTTAGTCTGGGTATTGCTTTCGCGGCAGCGATTGTAGTCATTGTAATTGTGGCTGTAGCATTTAAAGAACGTGGAATTTGGAATAGGTTTATTTTGAAGGATACGCTCTCCAAAGATCAGGGATTTGTACCTGTTGAAGAGAAGTTAAGCTTAGTTGGAGCTATAGGAATCAGCATTACTCCACTTCGTCCATCCGGAACGGCTATGATAGGCGGCGAGCGGGTAGATGTCGTTACTGAAGGCAGTTTCATTAACGTTAATGCACCGGTCTCAGTTGTAAAAGTTGAGGGCGGACGGATTGTGGTGAAGGAAATTAAGGAATAA
- the rpsU gene encoding 30S ribosomal protein S21 has protein sequence MSETKVRKNETIDAALRRFKRSIAKDGVLAEVKKRKHYEKPSVKKKLKSEAARKRKF, from the coding sequence GTGTCTGAAACGAAAGTTCGCAAAAACGAGACAATTGATGCTGCACTTCGTCGCTTTAAACGTTCCATCGCAAAAGATGGTGTCTTGGCTGAGGTGAAGAAACGCAAACATTACGAAAAGCCAAGCGTTAAGAAAAAGCTGAAGTCTGAGGCTGCTCGTAAGAGAAAGTTTTAG
- the floA gene encoding flotillin-like protein FloA (flotillin-like protein involved in membrane lipid rafts), with protein sequence MEASLITFLLIAVVVIIVLSVFLSFFPVMLWISALASGVRISIITLVAMRLRRVTPSRIVNPMIKATKAGLGLNINQLESHYLAGGNVDRVVNALIAAQRADIPLEFTRAAAIDLAGRDVLLAVQMSVNPRVIETPIVAAVAKNGIEVKVKARVTVRANIDRLVGGAGEETIIARVGEGIVTTVGSSDSHKDVLENPDSISRTVLAKGLDSGTAFEILSIDIADIDVGKNIGAYLQTEQAEADKRIAQAKAEERRAMAVAHEQEMKARVVEMKALVVEAESQVPMAMAEALRNGQIGVMDYMNIKNIEADTQMRGSLGKMNDQDDNNRPNNNK encoded by the coding sequence ATGGAAGCATCTTTAATTACTTTTTTGTTGATTGCGGTAGTCGTAATCATTGTGTTGAGTGTATTTTTAAGCTTCTTCCCGGTCATGCTCTGGATTTCAGCATTGGCGTCGGGCGTTAGAATCAGTATTATAACGTTAGTAGCAATGAGACTGCGCCGTGTAACGCCAAGTCGAATCGTTAATCCAATGATTAAAGCAACTAAGGCAGGTCTTGGACTAAATATTAATCAACTGGAGAGCCACTATCTCGCAGGTGGTAACGTAGACCGAGTGGTTAATGCGCTTATTGCAGCACAACGTGCAGATATTCCTTTGGAATTCACTCGCGCAGCAGCAATTGACCTCGCAGGACGTGACGTGCTTCTGGCCGTTCAGATGAGTGTAAATCCACGAGTGATCGAAACACCTATTGTAGCGGCTGTAGCTAAGAATGGTATTGAAGTTAAAGTAAAAGCGCGGGTTACTGTTCGTGCTAATATTGATCGCCTCGTTGGTGGTGCAGGTGAAGAAACGATTATTGCCCGGGTTGGTGAAGGGATTGTAACTACGGTAGGTTCGAGTGATTCGCATAAAGATGTTTTGGAGAATCCGGATTCGATCTCACGTACGGTTTTGGCCAAAGGTTTGGATTCTGGTACAGCTTTTGAGATCCTCTCCATTGATATTGCGGATATCGATGTAGGCAAGAACATCGGTGCGTATCTTCAAACCGAACAAGCAGAAGCGGATAAACGTATTGCACAAGCTAAGGCGGAAGAACGCAGAGCAATGGCTGTCGCTCATGAGCAAGAGATGAAGGCACGTGTAGTTGAGATGAAGGCGCTTGTTGTGGAAGCTGAATCTCAGGTGCCTATGGCGATGGCTGAGGCACTCAGAAATGGTCAAATCGGTGTGATGGACTACATGAACATCAAAAATATCGAGGCGGATACCCAAATGCGCGGCTCCCTCGGCAAAATGAATGATCAGGACGACAATAACCGTCCTAACAATAATAAATAA
- a CDS encoding histidine triad nucleotide-binding protein codes for METVFSKIIEGTIPSKKVFENERILAFYDIEPAAPVHVLIIPKKFIASMNDVTPEDLPLIAEIHSVAQQIAIDLGIAESGYRLINNCGPDSGQAVPHLHYHLLGGAKLGALTGNSASHA; via the coding sequence ATGGAGACCGTGTTTAGCAAAATTATTGAGGGTACTATTCCTTCCAAAAAGGTATTTGAGAACGAACGTATTCTTGCATTCTACGACATCGAGCCGGCTGCACCGGTACATGTGTTGATCATTCCAAAGAAGTTCATTGCTTCCATGAATGATGTCACACCTGAGGATCTTCCGCTGATCGCAGAAATTCACAGTGTAGCGCAACAGATCGCTATCGACCTTGGGATTGCCGAGTCTGGTTATCGTCTGATCAATAATTGTGGTCCTGATAGTGGACAAGCTGTGCCTCATCTTCATTATCACTTGCTTGGTGGGGCCAAGCTGGGAGCCCTCACAGGAAACTCAGCTTCTCACGCATAG
- the yqfD gene encoding sporulation protein YqfD, with product MKEPPLSSLRGSVTLHVTGPQVERFINVISEAGIVIWDVRPAEGGASLKLLLNDFYVLRPILKKTGCRMHVTGRSGLPFVMARLWKRKFFGMGILVFGIMLFMLSTMVWSIRVEGNEKIASEDILAAARQEGVYPFQWIWRLDEPDKLSKGLLAQLPGVSWIGVQRTGTSIKIQVVESKQPDIKPLLSQRHLISRTDAVVTEIYAEQGRPVVARNSRVKKGDILISGALGDEENVQYVVAKGEVKGLVWHEYNIEVPLTTTNSSYTGERKDRTYLVLGKWAIQLWGYGDSPFEKSRTLTEHDPLSWRSIKLPLGLMTEKEMEISETSETLTPEAGFEKGIERAKNDILARYGVDSVIKSQKVLHEKKENGKVYMKVIFEVEEKISEELPIVNN from the coding sequence ATGAAGGAACCACCTCTTTCATCACTGCGGGGATCCGTTACACTGCATGTGACGGGGCCTCAGGTGGAGAGATTCATTAATGTCATTTCTGAAGCAGGTATAGTGATTTGGGATGTGAGGCCCGCTGAGGGCGGCGCTTCCCTTAAGCTGCTTCTTAATGATTTTTATGTCCTCCGTCCGATTTTAAAGAAGACAGGCTGTCGGATGCACGTTACAGGAAGAAGCGGACTGCCTTTTGTGATGGCGCGGCTTTGGAAACGTAAATTTTTTGGCATGGGAATATTGGTATTCGGGATTATGCTCTTTATGTTATCTACGATGGTATGGAGCATTAGAGTCGAGGGAAATGAAAAAATTGCCTCTGAGGATATATTGGCAGCTGCTCGCCAGGAGGGGGTGTATCCTTTTCAATGGATATGGCGTCTGGATGAGCCGGACAAGCTCTCTAAGGGGCTCCTAGCCCAATTACCCGGCGTTTCATGGATAGGGGTGCAGCGGACGGGGACGAGCATTAAAATTCAGGTGGTTGAATCTAAACAGCCGGATATCAAACCTCTACTTAGTCAGCGACATTTGATTAGCAGAACAGATGCGGTGGTAACTGAAATATATGCGGAGCAGGGTAGACCGGTTGTAGCGCGTAACTCACGGGTTAAAAAAGGGGATATCTTGATCTCGGGTGCTTTAGGTGACGAAGAGAATGTACAGTACGTGGTAGCTAAAGGTGAGGTTAAGGGTTTAGTGTGGCATGAATACAATATAGAGGTGCCACTTACAACAACGAACAGCTCATATACAGGGGAGCGTAAGGATCGAACCTATCTGGTGCTTGGTAAATGGGCTATCCAGCTATGGGGGTATGGCGATTCTCCTTTTGAGAAATCCCGAACACTTACTGAGCACGATCCGCTGTCCTGGCGGTCTATTAAGCTGCCGCTGGGCCTAATGACTGAGAAAGAAATGGAGATTAGTGAAACAAGTGAGACATTAACTCCAGAGGCTGGATTTGAAAAGGGAATAGAGCGAGCGAAGAATGATATTTTGGCGCGTTATGGCGTTGATAGCGTCATCAAAAGTCAAAAAGTTTTGCATGAGAAGAAAGAGAATGGTAAAGTTTATATGAAAGTGATCTTTGAAGTAGAAGAGAAAATTTCCGAAGAACTGCCAATAGTAAACAATTGA